Below is a genomic region from Desulfobacter sp..
CACGGCATGGGAACCAAAGTAATAGGCCGTCCTCAACCAAAGCAGATCTGCAGTAAAATCAGGATCTGCCGGGGCAAATGAACGCAGAACCAAAGTATTGGTGGGAATGAATACCACTTCATCCACATTTTCCACATCGTTTTCATTGCACCAGGTACAAAATGGGTTGGTAAATGAATAATTAAAACGTGCTTTAAGAAGGTTGGCCTGGAAAAAGATGGTAAGTATTAATATGGAGAAAATGATAAGGTATGGATAAAAAGATTTCATTTAAAATAGATTCTGCCCTGAAAAAAGGGCAGAATCATTACGGCTCGTAAGAATGGGATTTAATCGCAGGCGTTGGCTGTATTGGTCAGACTGCCTGTACTATCGATCCGCCATTGATCAGCCTGGGTGCTCAAGGTGGCATCTGCCTGGGCAACAAAACCTGTGGAATTTGCTGAATTCATGGTGTAGTCATAACGACCGGAGGCAGCACCGCCTTTGAGGGACCATCCCACAGTACCCAGAGCGGCATACGCGTCTTTTTCAGCATAATAGGCTTCCTGGGTTTTTCTGATATCACCCAGGTTTGATTTTGCTTCACTCTGTTTGGCTTTGCACTGATAGGACATGAAATTGGGGATGGCAATGGCAGCCAGGATACCGATGATGGCCACAACGATCATCAATTCGATCAGGGTAAAACCTTTTTTGTTGTTTAAAAGTTTTTTCATAATGTTCTCCTTGGTTAGGATTTTAGGTTAAACCATTTTTGTTCTGCATTTTCTTGGGAATCTGGATCTGCAATTAGTTTGCCAAAGTTTCTATTTTCCATATTTTTTATAAAAAACACTCAGATTTAAAGGGTTTGGACAAATATTTCTTAAAAGTAGGGCCAAATTTTAAAAAACGGATTGGGGTGAATTCAAAACAATTTTTGACAACTATTTCAAAAATTGTAATCAAAGGGACAAAAATGAGCATCCCCCAAATTTAAAATTCTTAACGAAGCTCATCTTTTTTATCTCTGCCCCTTTATTCCTGTGAAAAGGGCAGCCCCCCCTAAAACAACCACGTAAAAAATCAAAATCCCGTGGGAAACCAGGGCAAATTCCAGACCTGTGTCCGAAGAAAATCCCATGAGCATCATGGCAGTTACCCATCCGCCCTCATGGTTTCCTGTATTGGCAAGGCCCTGGACCGGCAGCATCTGCAAAGGAAATTGAATGGCAGATATAAAAATAACTTCAGAAAAGCCTAAATCAAGCCCCATGGATCTGACCACACACAATTGGGTGGCATACATGAAGACCCAGATCAAAAAGGTGAATAAAAACTCTTTTGAATCAAATTTGAGAATAGATAAAATATCTAAACTGCTATTTAATTTTTTTTTAACCAGATAATTGCCGATATATCCGAGTCTTTGCATTATAAAGAAAGAAAGCGCCAGTAAGATTCCTGTAAAAAACCAGATCATCTGCACCTGTGAAGAGATCATTCTGGCCCCGACAAGTGACCCTGCAAGGGTGAATATACCCAGCATGGAAAGATCTAAAAATCGGGTTTTTATTAAAAACAAGGTCCCCTGTTTCAACCCTATTTTACTGGTGGATTTCAGAAGAAGGGGAAGGGAGGCATCACCGGCACGCAAGGGAAGAAGATAGGAAAAAAAGCCATGTAGGGCTGACATTTTAAATGCCTGGGTGAAAAAACAAAGCTTATTTTCTGACAGTCTCTGCAAGCGTAAGCTTCGAAAAAAATAATTGGCCAGATAGCAGATCAGACCTGTCCCTACCCAATACAAATCTATTTTTCCGTACAAGTCAACCAGTTGAACACGGTTGGTCCATACAAGAAATAATATGGCAAATGCCAACAGAACAGATAAGAATTTTAAGATTTTTTGATATACATCAACCCTATTTTTCATTTCGTATAATCAATTCCTTTGTAGGGCTTTTTCTCACGAAGAACCCGGCAGGGGTTTCCAACGGCAACACAATTTGAAGGAAGATCCTTGGTCACAACAGAATTTGCACCGATAACCACATTGTTTCCGATTTTTATTTCAGGAAGGATAACCGTATTCATTCCGATCCAGACGTTGTCCCCGATCACAATGGGTTTACCCTTTAAATGCAGATCATAATCTTCTTCACTGTGATCGGCACTGATGAGTCCGACACCAGGACCCATCCTGAAATTGGATCCAATCTGAATCCCGTTTCTGGCCTGGATATAACAATTTCCAGTCATACCCGGTGCACTGTGAACACCTATCTTAATATTCTTATGAAAAAGAATTCGTGAGGTATAATGCACCGGCCAGGGAATTGACCCGTGAATGCGCATCACCTTCTGGGGAACAAAAAAATATAAAAGATAGAGCAGGTGGATCCCTTTGGCTTTTGGATAAAACCATCTTATCCAGTTGAACAAAAAGTCGTAATTATCTAAAAATTGTTTTATGGTATCCATTTTCTCTATCATTATCTGGTCCTCTAATTTACGGCTTTCTTTATCTGGTTATCCGTTGGCAGGCCAAAAGATAAAGGTCGAATATATTGAGTTCATCATAAATTTATCAATAGGTAGGATAGGAGTCAGGTTTTTGTCAACCCAAACATCTATACCCTTTGTAAAAACTGGTTTAAATACCTGGTACCATGCTGTAAGATGAGCTAAACTCAATGAAAGGCTTGCCCTGTTGACAATATCTTAAATAGAAAAACCGAACCGGGTCACATGTTTTGAATGAAAAGCAAATCTGCTGGACCGGAACCTGCATAGTAAAACACGTATGATTCTGCCGGGCAAATCGTTCAAACTTAAAATTCATCACAGGCGGATTCATATTTTGCAGTTTATAAAAAAAAAGAAAAAATAAAATCAATCAGGAGAAAAAAATGAAAAATAACTTTGCCTTGATCGGAACCGGAGGATATGTGGCGCCAAGGCATATGAAAGCCATTACAAGTACAGGGAACAACTTGGTGGCTGCCCTTGATAAACACGATTCAGTCGGTGTCCTGGACAGTTTTTCCTATGATATTTCATTTTTTACGGAGTTTGAACGATTTGACAGGCATGCTGAAAAACTTCGAAGACTTGGACAAGATAAAAGAATTCATTATGTCAGCATTTGTTCCCCAAATTATCTCCATGATGCCCATATCCGGTTTGCATTGAGAATCGGTGCCCATGCCATCTGTGAAAAACCTCTGGTCTTAAATCCTTGGAATTTAGATGCCATTGAACTCATGGAAAATGAAACCGGACAAAAAGTGTTCAATGTGCTTCAATTAAGGGTTCATCCTTCAATCATTGCTTTAAAAAAATCATTTGATCAGATAAAAATCAAAGAAAAAAAAGAAATCACCCTGACCTATATCACCTCGAGGGGCAAATGGTACTTTACCTCCTGGAAAGGGGATACGTCAAAGTCAGGTGGGATTGCCACCAATATCGGTATTCATTTTTTTGATATGCTCATCTGGATTTTTGGTGAAGTAAAGTATTCTGAGCTCCATTTGTCAGACCCTAAAAAAATGGCCGGATTCATGGAACTTGAAAATGCCCGGGTCAAATGGTTTTTATCAGCAGATCATGGGGACCTGCCCGCACAGGCCGTGGAAAAAGGCTCCCTTACCTTTAGATCCATTACCGTGGATGACTCAGAAGTTGAATTTTCAGGCGGGTTTACCGATCTTCATACCCTGGTTTACCAGGATATCCTTAAGGGAAACGGATATGGTATCAAGGATGCCAGGGCCTCTTTGGAACTGGTTGCAGGATTTAGAGGCAAAATCCCCAAAATTCAAGACCCCCGACATTGCCACCCGTTTCTTAAAAAAAAAGGAGAGATATGAGTCAATATTTTGTTCACAAATCCGCCTTTGTTGATGAGGGAGCCATCATCGGCAAGGGAACTAAAATCTGGCATTTTTCCCACATCCTTTCCGGGGCAAAAATCGGAGATGGATGCAGTCTCGGCCAGAACACTTGCATATCAGGTAATGTTGTCATTGGAAATAATGTCAAGATCCAGAACAATGTCTCTGTATACGAAGGGGTTGTTATTGAAGATGATGTATTTTTAGGTCCCTCCTGTGTATTGACAAATGTAACCAACCCAAGATCTGAAATTTCCAGAAAACATTTATATCAAAAAACCCGAATAAAAAAGGGGGCCAGTATCGGGGCCAATGCCACCATTGTCTGCGGGGTGACCATCGGCAGATTTGCCTTTGTGGCTGCAGGAGCGGTTGTGGCAACGGACATTCCCGATTATGCTCTGGTCATGGGTGTTCCTGCCCGAAAGGTCTGCTGGATTTCCAGACATGGTCACAGGATGGACAAGGCCGATCATAACGGAATTTATATTTGCCCTGAATCCAAACTCAGATATAAGGTCTCACCCGATCAAACCCTTGTTTGTATTGATCTGGATGAAAATAAACGTCTTTAACCATTATTTAAATTGCCAAAAAGAGAATTAATCCATGAACCCCCCTATTTCTTTTGTTGATTTAAAAGCCCAGAATAATCTTATTGGAGATAAAATCAAACAAGCCATGGATGATGTGGTCACCCACGGTAAGTTTATCATGGGACCTGAAGTCCTTCTTTTGGAAGAAAAATTATCCCTATTTACAAAAGCCAAATACGTCATATCCTGCTCTTCTGGAACCGATGCTTTGTTAATGGCCTTGATGTCGATCGGAATTAAACCTGGCGATCATGTTTTGACCACCCCTTTTACCTTTATTGCCACGGCAGAAGTCATCTGTATGCTCGGCGCTATCCCCGTGTTTGTGGACATTGACAAAAAAACTTTTAAT
It encodes:
- a CDS encoding prepilin-type N-terminal cleavage/methylation domain-containing protein — translated: MKKLLNNKKGFTLIELMIVVAIIGILAAIAIPNFMSYQCKAKQSEAKSNLGDIRKTQEAYYAEKDAYAALGTVGWSLKGGAASGRYDYTMNSANSTGFVAQADATLSTQADQWRIDSTGSLTNTANACD
- a CDS encoding acyltransferase, with amino-acid sequence MIEKMDTIKQFLDNYDFLFNWIRWFYPKAKGIHLLYLLYFFVPQKVMRIHGSIPWPVHYTSRILFHKNIKIGVHSAPGMTGNCYIQARNGIQIGSNFRMGPGVGLISADHSEEDYDLHLKGKPIVIGDNVWIGMNTVILPEIKIGNNVVIGANSVVTKDLPSNCVAVGNPCRVLREKKPYKGIDYTK
- a CDS encoding N-acetyltransferase translates to MSQYFVHKSAFVDEGAIIGKGTKIWHFSHILSGAKIGDGCSLGQNTCISGNVVIGNNVKIQNNVSVYEGVVIEDDVFLGPSCVLTNVTNPRSEISRKHLYQKTRIKKGASIGANATIVCGVTIGRFAFVAAGAVVATDIPDYALVMGVPARKVCWISRHGHRMDKADHNGIYICPESKLRYKVSPDQTLVCIDLDENKRL
- a CDS encoding Gfo/Idh/MocA family oxidoreductase, with protein sequence MKNNFALIGTGGYVAPRHMKAITSTGNNLVAALDKHDSVGVLDSFSYDISFFTEFERFDRHAEKLRRLGQDKRIHYVSICSPNYLHDAHIRFALRIGAHAICEKPLVLNPWNLDAIELMENETGQKVFNVLQLRVHPSIIALKKSFDQIKIKEKKEITLTYITSRGKWYFTSWKGDTSKSGGIATNIGIHFFDMLIWIFGEVKYSELHLSDPKKMAGFMELENARVKWFLSADHGDLPAQAVEKGSLTFRSITVDDSEVEFSGGFTDLHTLVYQDILKGNGYGIKDARASLELVAGFRGKIPKIQDPRHCHPFLKKKGEI
- a CDS encoding flippase-like domain-containing protein — protein: MKNRVDVYQKILKFLSVLLAFAILFLVWTNRVQLVDLYGKIDLYWVGTGLICYLANYFFRSLRLQRLSENKLCFFTQAFKMSALHGFFSYLLPLRAGDASLPLLLKSTSKIGLKQGTLFLIKTRFLDLSMLGIFTLAGSLVGARMISSQVQMIWFFTGILLALSFFIMQRLGYIGNYLVKKKLNSSLDILSILKFDSKEFLFTFLIWVFMYATQLCVVRSMGLDLGFSEVIFISAIQFPLQMLPVQGLANTGNHEGGWVTAMMLMGFSSDTGLEFALVSHGILIFYVVVLGGAALFTGIKGQR